CTGCATAAAATGAGTTTTCATCAGGTTTTACCGATTTTATTTTATCAGTAATTATTTCGTATGCTTCATCAAAACTTATCTCTTTAAATTCACCGTTTTTCTTAAATAATGGTTTTGTAATCCTTTTATTATCATTAAGATATAGATATCCGAATTTTGCATATTTACAAATATTACCGTCTTTATTGATAAAACCATTACTACCTGTTACTTTCATAACAAAATTGTTCTTATGATGTATGGTGATTTTACAACCTACAGAACAATAATTACAAATAGTTTCAATTTTTTCAAGTTTAACAGGTCCCGGCTTGAAAATAAAATTTTCGGTAATTGCACCTGTCGGGCAAGCAGAAATACACAATCCGCAGCTTTCACATGTTGTTTCTGTCAAAGAATCTCCCATGCTTGGTGCAACATAAGTATCAAATCCACGGTTTATTAATCCTAATGCATTTGCACCGACTACTTCTTTACAAATCCTGACACATCTTGAACAAAGAATACATTTGTTATTATCAATTTCGATATATGGATGAGAAAAATCAACCCTGTATTCTTTATATTCTCCGGAATATTTGTTTTGTTCTACCTCATATTCGTTTGAATATTTTTTAAGGTCGCATGTAAAATATTCCGTACAACCACATTCCAAACATCTATGAGTTTCATTTTTAACAATTTCCTCATTTGCATATCCTAATTCAACCTCATTGAAATTGTGTCTTTTATCAGTGTCTAAAACAGGCATTTCTTCTCTGTCCTGATTTGCATAATTGTTTTTATAATCTTCAACTACCTGATTTTTGAAATTATCTTTTATACTTAAAAATTCTTTCTTTTCAGGTTCAATAGGTAAACCAGATAAATACTGATGACAACTTAATGAAGCGATTTTAGCCTGTGCAACAGCTTCAATTATGGTGGCTGCTCCTGTTACACCATCACCAGCAGCAAAAACCGAAGATATTCCTGTTTGTAATGTATTGGGGTCAGCATCAATATCACCCCAGCGGTTTATTTTTAATTCTCCTTTATCACAGTTATGATTTATATTATCAATAAAATTAACATCAGTTTTTTGCCCTATTGCTGCAAGTATATAATTAATTTCAATATCATATTCAGAACCTTCAATTGGTAAAGGTCTTCGTCTGCCTGAAGCATCGGGTTCTCCTAATTTCATTTTAAGACATGTAATACTTTTTACTTTACCATCTTTATCTTTATTGACTTTGTTAGGATTTGTAAGGAAAAGATATTCAACACCTTCTAATTTTGATTCATGAATTTCTATTGGATTTGCAGGCATTTCTTTTTCTGTACGCCTGTAAATAACATATACCTTATCGCCATTACATCGAATAGAAGTACGGCAGCAATCCATTGCGGTATTTCCACCACCTACAACGGCAATTTTCTTTCCCTTGAAATTATATTTTTGTCCTGTAACTTCCATATTTTTAAGGAAATCAATACCTGAAAAAACATTTTCAGCATCTTCACCTTCGCAGCCTATTAATGTTCCTTTTTGTGAACCTATTGTAAGTATTACAGAATCATAATCGTTTTTCAGGTCGTTATAACTAAGATTATCTCCAAGTTTTTTGTTACAAAATATTTTAGCACCTATTTCTGTAATTGTATCAATTTCTTTTTGCAAAAGATCATTTGGTAATCTGTATTCGGGAATACCGTATCTTAACCATCCACCCGGATTTGGAGCAGCTTCGTAAATATCACATTGATGTCCTTTTTGTTGTAAAAAATATGCACATGATAATCCTCCGGGTCCCGCACCGATTATTGCAATTTTTTTACCTGTTGATTTCGCAATTGCAGGAACATATTTATTTTTGGAATACAGATCATAATCTGCTGAAAATCTTTTCATATAATCAATACCAACTGCTGTTCCTTCGTCAAGAAGATTTCTTCGGCAG
This is a stretch of genomic DNA from Bacteroidales bacterium. It encodes these proteins:
- a CDS encoding molybdopterin-dependent oxidoreductase, coding for MSEKLNIFLNEKKVTGFKGETILQAANRHGIEIPTLCNDPRLEPYSSCFVCVVEVEGMRGLQPSCSTKINEGMSIHTDNEKVRKSRKTALDLLLSNHYADCSAPCKQTCPAGVDVQGYISLIEKGLYIDAIALIKETNPLPAICGRVCVRPCEVACRRNLLDEGTAVGIDYMKRFSADYDLYSKNKYVPAIAKSTGKKIAIIGAGPGGLSCAYFLQQKGHQCDIYEAAPNPGGWLRYGIPEYRLPNDLLQKEIDTITEIGAKIFCNKKLGDNLSYNDLKNDYDSVILTIGSQKGTLIGCEGEDAENVFSGIDFLKNMEVTGQKYNFKGKKIAVVGGGNTAMDCCRTSIRCNGDKVYVIYRRTEKEMPANPIEIHESKLEGVEYLFLTNPNKVNKDKDGKVKSITCLKMKLGEPDASGRRRPLPIEGSEYDIEINYILAAIGQKTDVNFIDNINHNCDKGELKINRWGDIDADPNTLQTGISSVFAAGDGVTGAATIIEAVAQAKIASLSCHQYLSGLPIEPEKKEFLSIKDNFKNQVVEDYKNNYANQDREEMPVLDTDKRHNFNEVELGYANEEIVKNETHRCLECGCTEYFTCDLKKYSNEYEVEQNKYSGEYKEYRVDFSHPYIEIDNNKCILCSRCVRICKEVVGANALGLINRGFDTYVAPSMGDSLTETTCESCGLCISACPTGAITENFIFKPGPVKLEKIETICNYCSVGCKITIHHKNNFVMKVTGSNGFINKDGNICKYAKFGYLYLNDNKRITKPLFKKNGEFKEISFDEAYEIITDKIKSVKPDENSFYAGARLSNEEMYLVQKLARVGAKTNNINNFHYMAGGPGYIHNSKSNVPFDEIKKTSKIYLLGSEINKDNAVAGFMVNNAKKKNKIPVELITTHENSSMKHKVDNLIKISSYYYFVKAVNYYLLSKGFENGMFIKDNTEDFENYKNSILKENFEQLVKKSGVCCKESIIDFAESFNKELNAVIIFSEKEVSPNTSYELFNLAMITGKLGKTANGLISLKQKNNSQGIFDIGICSKIGVGTQYITDKDFVEKLKTTWKISEFPNPVEHCQSEMLDKGAYENLFIFGEDPVGCAIDKNRVKSWFAQPEFVMVQDYFMSDTAKLADLILPASFPIESDGSFTNTQKVIQEFYKQIDAKPEKISIEQLIALLNKFEVNNLATIDDIKMEIVSLLPTEIKDIKYKFNITETDNNERLFNFACDYLVKYFYEDFEKAFDE